A single window of Anopheles moucheti chromosome 2, idAnoMoucSN_F20_07, whole genome shotgun sequence DNA harbors:
- the LOC128297326 gene encoding prion-like-(Q/N-rich) domain-bearing protein 25: MLTGAKCEAGVCTCDSDYTYVRGRCRKLVDLGQPCSDDIDCFFSHNREAVVCHRGSCECADGFYRRSSNVCRRRVTNGEECIVHQDCEGENSRCVNQHCTDASAQTKSFRDVAIQTSETVADPHEKGSPAKETPGLGAPKTRDAETNTDTAGSGKRVQINTKRSTKDCEKCRKFGDPCVDEGVECPEVPYSVCRMGQCHCKDGYYNKEGRCMAELGEYAHDEQYCETDMTFNNNRCSCRNDQFYDNNMRMCLKPALGINTSCTQQSQCSPYGAAYCPAVSPKRCTCYPYAQYDEATELCIEKQGHEAYCERDTDCTLANARCSSEKTCVCKPNYYHIDERCKAVKGAECDTETDCAFEEAVCQSPNASEDESVDPSEPKQCNCRKGHLYQPSANRCLKEAEQYGDACSVDEQCQPLLGELGQCMDGKCQCNENEHHFKDGKCNVKIALDARCSKTSECFVDDEQGNVECRNSACQCKFDYAQDVERQKCVRPSGKNSSDRPSALKVITLMLTSAAVLITGSALRDAYYG; this comes from the exons ATGCTCACCGGTGCCAAGTGCGAGGCCGGCGTTTGCACCTGTGACAGCGACTACACGTACGTACGCGGCCGCTGCCGGAAGCTGGTGGATCTTGGCCAACCGTGCAGCGACGATATCGATTGCTTCTTCAGCCACAACCGGGAGGCGGTCGTGTGCCATCGGGGCTCCTGCGAGTGTGCCGACGGGTTCTATCGGCGCAGCAGCAACGTCTGCCGGCGGCGTGTGACAA ATGGTGAAGAATGTATCGTGCACCAGGACTGTGAGGGAGAAAATTCGCGGTGCGTGAACCAGCACTGCACCGATGCGTCAGCACAAACAAAATCCTTCCGCGATGTGGCCATACAGACGTCGGAAACTGTGGCAGACCCGCACGAGAAAGGCTCACCGGCGAAAGAGACCCCCGGCCTCGGTGCACCGAAGACGCGCGATGCCGAAACAAACACGGACACAGCGGGCAGCGGCAAAAGGGTACAGATCAACACCAAACGATCGACGAAGGATTGTGAAAAGTGTCGCAAAT TTGGCGATCCATGCGTCGATGAGGGCGTCGAGTGCCCGGAAGTGCCTTACTCGGTGTGCCGAATGGGCCAGTGTCACTGCAAGGATGGGTACTATAACAAGGAGGGTCGCTGTATGGCCGAGCTTGGCGAATACGCACACGACGAGCAGTATTGCGAGACGGATATGACGTTCAACAACAATCGCTGCTCGTGCCGGAATGATCAGTTCTACGATAATAATATGCGCATGTGCCTAAAGC CCGCCCTGGGCATCAATACATCCTGCACCCAGCAGAGCCAGTGTTCACCGTACGGTGCGGCCTACTGTCCAGCGGTGTCCCCGAAACGTTGCACCTGCTACCCATACGCCCAGTACGACGAGGCAACGGAGCTCTGCATCGAGAAGCAGGGCCACGAAGCGTACTGCGAGCGGGATACGGATTGTACGCTGGCCAACGCCCGCTGCTCGAGCGAAAAGACGTGTGTCTGCAAGCCGAATTACTACCACATCGACGAGCGGTGTAAGGCGGTGAAGGGCGCGGAGTGTGACACCGAAACGGACTGCGCGTTCGAGGAGGCCGTCTGTCAATCGCCCAACGCGTCCGAGGATGAGAGCGTCGATCCGAGCGAACCGAAGCAGTGCAACTGCCGGAAGGGACACCTTTACCAGCCATCGGCCAACCGCTGCCTGAAGGAGGCCGAACAGTACGGGGACGCGTGCAGCGTGGACGAACAGTGTCAACCGCTGCTGGGCGAGCTGGGCCAATGCATGGACGGTAAATGTCAGTGCAATGAAAACGAGCATCACTTCAAGGACGGCAAGTGCAACGTGAAGATAG CTCTCGATGCACGCTGCTCCAAAACGAGCGAGTGCTTCGTGGACGACGAACAGGGCAATGTCGAATGTCGCAATTCGGCTTGTCAGTGTAAGTTTGACTACGCCCAGGACGTGGAGCGGCAGAAGTGCGTTAGACCTAGTGGCAAAA ATTCTTCCGATCGCCCCAGTGCCCTGAAGGTGATTACACTCATGCTTACCAGTGCTGCCGTGCTGATTACGGGTTCTGCTTTGCGGGATGCATACTACGGCTAA